In a single window of the Methanolobus psychrophilus R15 genome:
- a CDS encoding thioredoxin has translation MDEIDEIRQRKMEGLKKELEKREHPGSPVEITDAAFDEFILKYNLTVVDCWAQWCGPCRMISPIIDELASELQGKVVFGKLNVDNNKSTAGKYAITSIPALLVFKNGKLVDRIIGAVPKQRIVQRLQPLM, from the coding sequence ATGGATGAAATAGATGAGATAAGGCAGAGGAAAATGGAAGGTTTGAAGAAGGAGCTTGAGAAACGTGAGCATCCGGGTAGCCCTGTCGAGATTACAGATGCTGCATTTGATGAGTTCATCTTAAAATATAACCTGACGGTTGTGGACTGCTGGGCGCAGTGGTGTGGCCCATGCCGTATGATCTCTCCTATCATCGACGAACTGGCATCAGAACTTCAGGGAAAAGTGGTCTTTGGCAAGCTTAACGTCGATAATAATAAATCTACTGCTGGAAAATATGCTATAACCAGCATACCGGCACTGCTGGTTTTCAAGAATGGCAAGCTTGTAGACAGGATAATAGGTGCGGTTCCAAAACAAAGGATCGTCCAGAGGCTGCAGCCTTTAATGTGA